Sequence from the Methanobacterium alkalithermotolerans genome:
CGGCTCCCATGGCCAGAGCATCAGAAACAAAGATACAATCTTTCAATCTGCCATTGGTATGTTCCATAATTAGTTGTGGCTTTCTGCCAGTAATTCCAGCTCTACCAGTAACCCCCAGTATAGAACCATCCTCAACCACTCCTTCATCAAATGCTTCATCAATTAATCTTTTAACTATTAAGGCACTCACATGATCCAGGGTGGCGAATAATGTATTCATACCATCTTCTTCAAAGATTTCATGTCCTAAAATAGTCAATTCATCCAGCTTATCGCCATTTTCCCCTACATCACAACCAATTAACGTTGTTCCTGCTTCATATGCTGCTTCAGGATCAACAGGTACCGTACCAAAACGTGACCTGTTTTCAGGAACTTTTCCAATATCAATTAATTCATGAACTCTCTGTGCATTAAGCTGGGCCTTTTTCCAGTCTGCATTTTTTAGAATATCTTTACGGTATAAATCCAGTGCTGCTCCACCTCTTTGATCTACCTTTTCTGTGCCCCTTATTAAGGCATCAGAAACTGCCCCTGCCAGGCCACAAAAATTACCTATAGTGCGGGCGTAAGGTTCCTGGTTATTAACTATCCTACCTGCCAGGGTGGTTCCAAAATCCAGCGAAATGCAGGGATTTCTAAAGTCTATATTGGTCCATTTAGCCCCCAGTTTTATTCCCGCAGTTACCAGTTCTCCTTCCATCTCATTTGCCACCACTTCCTTACCAGTAGGAGGAATAACGCTCACAACCGCGCCATCAAAAACCACCTTTTCCAGTAGGCTGAATTCCTGTAATCTTTCCGGTAGGTTGTCTATAGAAAGTGCAGGGGCCATTTTTCGAGGGGGGATGCCTGCTTCTAAGCATCCATTTGCCAATGAAATTATAAGTTGACCTACCTCTTCAGGGGATGCAAAGCCAGCTGTTACTCCAGTTGATCTTACCACAAAATCCAGGTCCTTATCAATGTCAATTTTGGCTTTTTTTACCGATTCCAGTATAGTATTTTTAACCATTTCTGATACAGATTCCTTAGTAAGTTCCACGCCCCATACTGTACTTCCAAAAACCTTTTCATCCTTTTTTGGTTCCCTGATATCCCTGGTCATTTTAACTGTTTTATCCAGAAGATAGCTACGAGAGGTATTCAAATTGGTGGCAGTAAGGATACATTTGGTGGTAGTGTTACCTAATTCCACCGAAGCCACAATATAATAAACATCTGGCCGCATGGAATAACCTGATCCAACGGTTTTTTTAGTAAATGGCGCACTTTTTACATCTTCAATGGTTATATATCTACTTTTAGCTATTACTGGTTTAGGACCAAACAATCTTTTCAAGAACGACAACTAATTACCCCCTAGTCAATAGGAATAGTCTATTAAAGGTAGATATAAATCTTTATAAAAAAATCTAAAAAATAATTAAAAAAAGAAATTTAATAAAAAATGCTTATTCAGGAAACTGAATTTTATTTAAACAGTGCGAACCAGAAGCACAGTGCAGGGAGCCGAATGTACTACTTTTTCTGAAACACTCCCCAGGAGGTGTTTATCCACAATACCTTTACCGGTACCCATCACAATAACATCCACCTCTTCCTTTTCTGCAATTTTAACAATTTCATCAGCAGGATTACCTTCCACCATTATACTCCTGAAATTAACATTAGAGTCGGTGGATTCTTTAATTCCTTTTTCCATATCAGCGAGGATTTCCTTGCCCCTGGAAGTTAATTCTTCTATCATCATCTCCTTAACTTTCTTGGGGGTTAAAAATGGTACGGATGTTTCTACCACATAAACACATAAAATTTCCGCTTCACGACCTCTAAAAAGGTCTACGGTGTGTTCAATTATTTCGTCCATATATTCTCCCATAGTAGTGACCAATATTTTCTCATACATTTCCATCACGCTAGTAAATATATTCTGGATACAGCATAAACTACATAAGTACTGATTAAAATTATTCCCCCCACCCTATTTAACTTCATGCCCCCTTTTTTAATGAGCAATAATACCAGTACTATCACCAGGATCATTACCGGAGCATCAAAACTTAAAGAAAGGGGTTCAACTGGAATATTCATAAAAAGAGCCGGTACTCCTATTCCAATCAGGATATTGAAGGTGTTACTCCCTAAAACCGTCCCGATAGATAATTCATGCAGGCCTTTCATAGCAGAAGATAAAGTTACTACCAATTCAGGGATGCTGGTACCTATAGCCAGAGTAAATAGCCCCATGATCATTTCAGGTATTCCTGCAATCCGGGCCAGTTCCACCCCGGCAAATACTAATATTCTGCATCCCACAATTAATCCTGCAATTCCCAGAATAGAAAAAGCTATCATTTTTTTAGTTATAGGTTTCTTTTTGAAGCTTTTTTCAGGGGTTTTTGTATCCTGGTATTCTTTTTGTGCCTTAATTAAAAGCCATAAGTAAAACAAATAAAACAAGATCATTACTATTGATGCAATTCTGGTTATTTCCCCCCATAACATGAAAAATATTAAAATAAGGCCTGTTCCCAGAGTTACCAGACCATCCCGGGTGATTCCCTTAGGATTGGTACCAATAACACCGGCTACAGTAGCAGATATTCCCAGTATTCCCGCGATATTCCATATATTAGAACCTATAACCGTCCCCACTCCAATTTCAGTGCTGCCTGATAAAGAGGCAATCATAGCTGAACCAAATTCAGGTAGTGAAGTTCCAATAGCTGATGCAGTAACCCCCAGTAT
This genomic interval carries:
- a CDS encoding methanogenesis marker 14 protein — its product is MSFLKRLFGPKPVIAKSRYITIEDVKSAPFTKKTVGSGYSMRPDVYYIVASVELGNTTTKCILTATNLNTSRSYLLDKTVKMTRDIREPKKDEKVFGSTVWGVELTKESVSEMVKNTILESVKKAKIDIDKDLDFVVRSTGVTAGFASPEEVGQLIISLANGCLEAGIPPRKMAPALSIDNLPERLQEFSLLEKVVFDGAVVSVIPPTGKEVVANEMEGELVTAGIKLGAKWTNIDFRNPCISLDFGTTLAGRIVNNQEPYARTIGNFCGLAGAVSDALIRGTEKVDQRGGAALDLYRKDILKNADWKKAQLNAQRVHELIDIGKVPENRSRFGTVPVDPEAAYEAGTTLIGCDVGENGDKLDELTILGHEIFEEDGMNTLFATLDHVSALIVKRLIDEAFDEGVVEDGSILGVTGRAGITGRKPQLIMEHTNGRLKDCIFVSDALAMGAAIMARCMNSIGTPHIPIGGRQGGPCILGPRRKIQKKKDDKWID
- a CDS encoding universal stress protein, with protein sequence MEMYEKILVTTMGEYMDEIIEHTVDLFRGREAEILCVYVVETSVPFLTPKKVKEMMIEELTSRGKEILADMEKGIKESTDSNVNFRSIMVEGNPADEIVKIAEKEEVDVIVMGTGKGIVDKHLLGSVSEKVVHSAPCTVLLVRTV
- a CDS encoding calcium/sodium antiporter produces the protein MLEIVVLLMALVLSLIIVIKSSDLFVDNIVEIGATLGISQIILGVTASAIGTSLPEFGSAMIASLSGSTEIGVGTVIGSNIWNIAGILGISATVAGVIGTNPKGITRDGLVTLGTGLILIFFMLWGEITRIASIVMILFYLFYLWLLIKAQKEYQDTKTPEKSFKKKPITKKMIAFSILGIAGLIVGCRILVFAGVELARIAGIPEMIMGLFTLAIGTSIPELVVTLSSAMKGLHELSIGTVLGSNTFNILIGIGVPALFMNIPVEPLSLSFDAPVMILVIVLVLLLIKKGGMKLNRVGGIILISTYVVYAVSRIYLLA